From Pseudomonas poae, the proteins below share one genomic window:
- a CDS encoding acetyl-CoA C-acetyltransferase — translation MSDYSFNPAPTRRVAIIGGNRIPFARSNTVYAHDSNQDLLVAALQGLVDRYDLHGQRLGEFAAGAVIKHSRDFNLARESLLSTTLSPDTPAYDVQQACGTGLEAALLVANKIALGQIEVGIAGGADTTSDAPIGINESLRHTLLAANRAKGLGDKLKALLNVRPSMFFKPLLPRNGEPRTGLSMGEHCEAMAQRWQIKRLAQDELTLTSHQRLDAAYKRGFFDDLISPHRGLARDNNLRADASLEKLAGLAPAYDRQNGTLTAGNSTPLTDGASVVLLASEAWAAANGWPVLAYLRTGETAAVNFVDGTEGLLMAPAYAVPRMLKREGLSFADFDFFEIHEAFAAQVLCTLKAWEDPDYCRERLGLEAPLGAIDRAKMNVNGGSLGCGHPFAATGGRQLAALAKIINENGGGRGLISICAAGGLGITAIVEK, via the coding sequence ATGAGTGACTACAGCTTCAATCCAGCCCCGACGCGCCGCGTGGCAATTATCGGCGGCAACCGCATTCCGTTTGCCCGTTCCAACACGGTGTATGCCCACGACAGCAACCAGGACTTGCTGGTGGCCGCCTTGCAGGGCCTGGTCGACCGCTACGACCTGCACGGCCAGCGCCTGGGCGAGTTTGCCGCAGGGGCGGTGATCAAGCATTCGCGGGATTTCAACCTGGCGCGTGAGTCGCTGCTGTCCACCACGCTGTCGCCGGACACGCCGGCCTACGACGTGCAGCAAGCCTGCGGCACCGGCCTGGAAGCGGCCTTGCTGGTCGCCAATAAAATCGCCCTCGGGCAGATCGAGGTGGGCATTGCCGGCGGCGCCGACACCACCTCCGATGCCCCGATCGGCATCAACGAATCCCTGCGCCACACCTTGCTCGCGGCCAACCGCGCCAAGGGCCTGGGCGACAAGCTCAAGGCGCTGCTGAACGTGCGCCCGTCGATGTTCTTCAAACCGCTGCTGCCGCGTAATGGTGAGCCGCGCACCGGTTTGTCCATGGGCGAGCATTGCGAAGCAATGGCCCAGCGCTGGCAGATCAAGCGCCTGGCCCAGGATGAACTGACCCTCACCAGCCATCAGCGCCTGGATGCGGCCTATAAACGCGGGTTCTTTGATGACCTGATCAGCCCCCATCGTGGCCTGGCCCGGGACAACAACCTGCGCGCCGACGCCAGCCTGGAAAAACTCGCCGGCCTGGCCCCGGCCTATGACCGCCAGAACGGCACCCTCACGGCGGGTAATTCCACGCCGCTCACCGACGGCGCCTCGGTGGTGTTACTGGCCAGCGAGGCCTGGGCGGCAGCCAATGGCTGGCCGGTGCTGGCCTACCTGCGTACCGGCGAGACGGCGGCAGTGAACTTTGTCGACGGCACCGAAGGCTTGCTGATGGCCCCGGCCTATGCCGTGCCGCGCATGCTCAAACGCGAAGGGCTGAGCTTTGCCGATTTTGATTTCTTCGAGATCCACGAAGCGTTTGCCGCCCAGGTGTTGTGCACCCTCAAAGCCTGGGAAGACCCGGACTACTGCCGCGAACGGCTAGGCCTGGAAGCGCCGCTGGGCGCCATCGACCGCGCCAAAATGAACGTCAACGGTGGCTCGCTCGGCTGCGGCCATCCGTTTGCTGCCACGGGTGGCCGGCAATTGGCGGCGCTGGCCAAAATCATCAATGAAAACGGCGGTGGGCGCGGCCTGATCTCGATTTGTGCGGCAGGCGGGCTGGGCATTACCGCCATCGTCGAAAAGTAG
- a CDS encoding AMP-binding protein — MNAVSQEHTERIWLNAYLPGVPADIEAGIEDYPSLREVFLEHLEQFRERVAYVSIGTEMTYADWQVQGVAFAAWLQGQGVQPGDRVALMMPNCLQYPICLLGTILAGAVVVNVNPLYTAHELKHLLKDSGAETVVIFENFAHTLEKVIGGSSVKRVVVAAIGDLLGTFKGAAMNFILRSVQKQVPRFNLRGSLRFNQTLKQGRGLNHLPVQMHLDDLAFLQYTGGTTGDAKGVMLSHRNIIANLLQAKAWVGDQLDQHKQETNVTLLPLYHIFSLTVNCLMFMCLGGRNILIANPRDVKRVQMILRKERFNGIAGVNTLFNGLLENKAFCARDFSDLRMVIAGGMATHTAVAKRWKEVTGLPIIEGYGLTECSPVVSISPINIARMREMEFTGSIGVPLPSTWVRFVREDGELADIGEPGELQVRGPQVMQGYWKRPQATAEVLDAEGWLSTGDIGVMDARGYIRLVDRKKDMILVSGFNVYPNEIEDVVALHPGVGEVAAIGVEDGVTGEKVKIIVVRKDPDLTQEQILAHCREYLTGYKMPKYVEFRTTELPKTTVGKVLRRALR; from the coding sequence ATGAACGCTGTAAGCCAGGAACACACCGAACGGATCTGGTTGAACGCTTACCTGCCCGGCGTCCCGGCAGACATCGAGGCCGGTATCGAGGACTACCCATCGTTGCGCGAGGTATTCCTGGAGCACCTGGAGCAGTTTCGCGAACGGGTCGCGTACGTCAGCATCGGCACCGAAATGACCTACGCCGACTGGCAGGTGCAAGGCGTCGCGTTTGCGGCCTGGCTGCAGGGCCAGGGTGTACAGCCGGGCGACCGCGTGGCGCTGATGATGCCCAACTGCTTGCAGTACCCGATCTGCCTGCTGGGCACCATCCTGGCCGGGGCGGTGGTGGTTAACGTCAACCCGTTGTACACCGCGCATGAGCTCAAGCATTTGCTCAAGGACAGCGGTGCGGAAACCGTGGTGATCTTCGAAAACTTCGCGCATACCCTGGAGAAAGTCATCGGTGGCAGCAGCGTCAAGCGCGTGGTGGTGGCGGCCATCGGCGACCTGCTCGGCACCTTCAAGGGCGCGGCGATGAACTTTATCCTGCGCAGCGTGCAAAAACAGGTGCCCCGGTTCAATTTGCGCGGGTCGCTGCGTTTCAATCAGACCCTTAAGCAGGGCCGGGGGCTGAACCACTTGCCGGTGCAGATGCACCTCGACGACCTGGCCTTTTTGCAATACACCGGCGGCACCACGGGAGATGCCAAGGGCGTGATGCTCAGCCACCGCAATATCATCGCCAACCTGCTGCAAGCCAAGGCGTGGGTCGGCGACCAACTGGACCAGCACAAGCAGGAAACCAACGTCACCTTGCTGCCGCTGTACCACATCTTTTCGCTGACGGTGAACTGCCTGATGTTCATGTGCCTGGGCGGGCGCAACATCCTGATCGCCAACCCACGGGATGTGAAACGCGTGCAGATGATCCTGCGCAAGGAGCGTTTCAACGGCATCGCCGGGGTCAACACGCTGTTCAACGGTTTGCTGGAGAATAAGGCGTTCTGTGCGCGGGACTTTTCCGACCTGCGCATGGTGATCGCCGGTGGCATGGCCACGCACACGGCGGTGGCCAAGCGCTGGAAGGAAGTGACCGGGCTGCCGATTATCGAAGGCTACGGCCTCACCGAGTGTTCGCCGGTGGTGAGCATCAGCCCGATCAACATTGCGCGCATGCGCGAGATGGAGTTTACCGGCAGCATTGGCGTGCCCTTGCCGTCGACCTGGGTGCGGTTTGTTCGCGAGGACGGCGAGCTGGCGGATATCGGCGAGCCGGGCGAGTTGCAGGTGCGCGGCCCGCAGGTGATGCAAGGCTACTGGAAACGCCCGCAAGCCACCGCTGAGGTGCTGGATGCCGAAGGGTGGCTGTCGACCGGGGATATCGGGGTGATGGACGCGCGCGGCTATATCCGCCTGGTGGACCGCAAGAAGGACATGATTCTGGTCTCCGGTTTCAACGTGTACCCCAATGAAATCGAAGACGTGGTGGCGTTGCACCCGGGTGTCGGCGAAGTGGCGGCGATTGGTGTGGAGGATGGCGTGACCGGCGAGAAGGTCAAGATCATCGTGGTGCGCAAGGACCCGGACCTGACCCAGGAGCAGATTCTGGCGCACTGCCGCGAGTACCTGACCGGCTACAAAATGCCCAAGTATGTGGAGTTTCGAACCACCGAGCTGCCCAAGACCACGGTCGGTAAAGTGCTGCGAAGAGCTTTGCGTTAA
- a CDS encoding Gfo/Idh/MocA family oxidoreductase — protein MRELGIGLIGTGFMGRAHALAFNNARAVFELPVTLKLAALADADTERAQHCAKAWGFAQAHGDWQALINDPTVEVVAITTPNHLHYPMAMAAIAAGKAVYCEKPLAVSLEQADAMRRAASTAGVVTRVGYNYQHNPMISLARQMIANGELGDIISFQGEFSEDFMADPTSPWSWRCEVAHAGGALADLGSHLLSMAHYLVGEVVSVCADTQTVHARRPAVKGSAELKAIAVDDQVHALLRFANGARGTVSSSWLKHGYKNHLSFEISGTQGTLAFDQERLNELRLCRVGQDGFQRLLAGPALPGYAAFSPAAGHQLGYNELKTLEVQELIMAVAGQGADGTDFEAAWAVERLATAIRVAAAEERWVTVNAV, from the coding sequence ATGCGTGAACTCGGAATCGGCTTGATCGGCACAGGCTTCATGGGCCGCGCCCATGCGCTGGCGTTCAACAATGCCCGGGCGGTATTTGAACTCCCGGTCACCCTCAAGCTGGCCGCCCTGGCCGATGCCGACACCGAACGGGCGCAACACTGCGCCAAGGCCTGGGGCTTTGCCCAGGCGCACGGCGACTGGCAGGCGCTGATCAACGACCCCACGGTGGAGGTGGTGGCCATTACCACACCCAACCATCTGCACTACCCCATGGCCATGGCCGCGATTGCCGCGGGCAAGGCGGTGTACTGCGAAAAACCCCTGGCGGTCAGCCTGGAACAGGCCGACGCCATGCGCCGAGCTGCCAGCACGGCCGGCGTGGTGACGCGGGTCGGCTACAACTACCAGCACAACCCGATGATCAGCCTGGCGCGGCAGATGATTGCCAATGGCGAGCTTGGCGACATCATCAGTTTCCAGGGCGAGTTCAGTGAAGACTTCATGGCCGACCCGACCTCGCCCTGGTCGTGGCGCTGTGAAGTGGCGCATGCCGGTGGCGCGCTGGCGGACCTGGGCAGCCACTTGCTGTCGATGGCGCACTACCTGGTGGGCGAGGTGGTCAGTGTGTGCGCCGATACCCAGACCGTGCATGCGCGACGCCCTGCCGTAAAAGGCAGCGCCGAACTGAAAGCCATCGCAGTGGATGACCAGGTGCACGCCCTGCTGCGTTTTGCCAACGGCGCACGCGGCACGGTGAGCAGCAGCTGGCTCAAGCACGGCTACAAGAACCACCTGAGTTTCGAGATCAGCGGCACTCAAGGCACGCTGGCATTCGACCAGGAACGCCTGAACGAACTGCGCCTGTGCCGAGTCGGCCAGGACGGCTTCCAGCGTTTGTTGGCCGGCCCCGCCCTGCCCGGCTACGCCGCCTTCAGCCCGGCTGCGGGGCATCAGTTGGGGTACAACGAACTGAAGACGCTGGAGGTGCAGGAGTTGATCATGGCCGTGGCCGGCCAGGGCGCGGATGGCACTGATTTTGAAGCAGCGTGGGCGGTGGAACGGTTGGCGACGGCGATTCGGGTGGCGGCTGCCGAGGAGCGCTGGGTCACGGTGAACGCAGTCTGA
- a CDS encoding YCF48-related protein, whose translation MGWVVCRPRAARRVAMLAAALSLFGLGVTAAALSTSVQAAGDTSFAIESPKAAKGLMIDVVHAGKRLVAVGDRGHILYSDDQGSTWAQAKVPTRQLLTAVYFVDDKQGWAVGHDAQILASSDGGATWAQQYQDLKREAPLLDVWFNDANHGLAVGAYGALIETTDGGKTWDDVSDRLDNEDQFHLNAIAHIKDAGLFIVGEQGSMFRSSDDGQTWEKLEGPYEGSLFGVISTAQPQTLLAYGLRGNLYRSTDFGSTWEQVELNAARGALEFGLSGATLLDDGAIVVVGNGGSVVVSHDDGVTFSVFNRPDRISLSSVTAAGNGNLILAGQGGVRIATATGAEPTKQ comes from the coding sequence ATGGGTTGGGTTGTTTGCCGCCCACGCGCCGCACGCAGGGTTGCGATGCTGGCCGCAGCGCTCTCGCTGTTTGGACTGGGGGTAACGGCAGCCGCGTTGTCCACCTCCGTCCAGGCCGCCGGCGATACCAGCTTTGCGATTGAATCCCCCAAGGCCGCCAAGGGCCTGATGATCGACGTGGTGCATGCAGGCAAACGCCTGGTGGCGGTCGGTGATCGCGGGCACATCCTCTATTCCGATGACCAGGGCAGCACCTGGGCCCAGGCCAAAGTGCCGACCCGGCAACTGCTCACGGCGGTGTATTTCGTCGACGACAAACAGGGCTGGGCGGTCGGCCATGATGCGCAGATCCTCGCCAGTTCCGACGGCGGCGCCACCTGGGCCCAGCAATATCAGGACCTCAAGCGCGAAGCCCCATTGCTCGACGTGTGGTTCAACGACGCCAACCACGGCCTGGCCGTGGGCGCCTACGGTGCGCTGATCGAAACCACCGACGGCGGTAAAACCTGGGACGACGTCAGCGACCGCCTCGACAACGAAGACCAGTTCCACCTCAACGCCATCGCCCACATCAAGGACGCCGGCCTGTTTATCGTGGGCGAGCAGGGCAGCATGTTCCGCTCCAGCGACGACGGCCAGACCTGGGAAAAACTCGAAGGCCCCTACGAGGGTTCGTTGTTCGGGGTGATCAGCACCGCACAGCCGCAAACCCTGTTGGCTTACGGCCTGCGCGGCAACCTGTATCGCTCCACGGATTTCGGCAGCACCTGGGAGCAGGTCGAATTGAACGCGGCGCGTGGGGCGCTGGAGTTTGGTCTGTCGGGCGCGACCTTGCTCGATGACGGCGCCATCGTCGTGGTCGGCAACGGCGGCAGCGTGGTGGTCAGCCATGACGATGGGGTGACCTTCAGCGTGTTCAATCGCCCGGATCGCATTTCGCTTTCGTCGGTGACGGCGGCAGGCAATGGCAACTTGATTCTGGCCGGGCAGGGTGGTGTGCGTATCGCCACGGCCACCGGCGCCGAACCGACAAAACAATAA
- a CDS encoding RND family transporter — translation MSSHHNDKATFLERLIFNNRPAVIVICLLVSIFLFWQATLIRPSTSFEKMIPLTHPFIEKMMEHRNDLANLGNTVRISVEAKDGDIFTKEYMETLRQINDEVFYISGVDRSGLKSLWSPSVRWTEVTEEGFAGGEVIPQSYNGSAQSLDQLRNNVLKSGQVGRLVANDFKSSIVDIPLLESYPDPQDQGKLLALDYRKFSHELEDKIRDKFEAQNPNVKIHIVGFAKKVGDLIDGLVMVVLFFGVAFVITLILLLWFTNCLRSTIAVLSTTLVAVVWQLGLMHFFGFGLDPYSMLVPFLIFAIGISHGVQKINGIALQSSEADNALTAARRTFRQLFLPGMIAILADAVGFITLLIIDIGVIRELAIGASIGVAVIVFTNLILLPVAISYAGISQRAIARSKKDAHRDHPFWRLLSKFASAKVAPVSILLALVAFGGGLWYSQNLKIGDLDQGAPELRPDSRYNKDNNFIISNYSTSSDVLVVMVKTKAEGCSRYEAMAPIDQLMWKMQNTEGVQSAISLVTVSKQMIKGMNEGNLKWETLSRNPDVLNNSIARADGLYNNNCSLAPVLVFLNDHKAETLDRAVHAVQDFAKENNKDGLEFILAAGNAGIEAATNEVIKESELTILILVYLCVATMCMITFRSWAATLCIVLPLVLTSVLGNALMAFMGIGVKVATLPVVALGVGIGVDYGIYIYSRLESFLRAGLPLQEAYYQTLKSTGKAVLFTGLCLAIGVCTWIFSAIKFQADMGLMLTFMLLWNMFGALWLLPALARFLIKPEKLAGQKGNSLFAH, via the coding sequence ATGAGCAGTCATCACAACGATAAAGCGACCTTTCTTGAGCGCCTGATCTTCAACAACCGCCCGGCAGTGATCGTGATCTGCCTGCTGGTGAGCATTTTCCTGTTCTGGCAGGCGACGTTGATTCGCCCGTCCACCAGCTTTGAAAAGATGATCCCCCTTACGCACCCCTTCATCGAAAAGATGATGGAACACCGCAACGACCTGGCGAACCTGGGCAACACGGTGCGCATCTCGGTGGAGGCCAAGGACGGTGACATCTTCACCAAGGAGTACATGGAGACCCTGCGCCAGATCAACGACGAGGTGTTCTACATCTCCGGCGTCGACCGCTCGGGCCTCAAGTCGCTGTGGAGCCCCAGCGTACGCTGGACCGAAGTGACCGAAGAAGGCTTCGCCGGTGGTGAAGTGATCCCGCAGAGCTACAACGGCTCGGCGCAAAGCCTCGACCAGCTGCGCAATAACGTACTCAAGTCCGGCCAGGTCGGGCGCCTGGTGGCCAACGACTTCAAGTCGAGCATCGTCGATATCCCGCTGCTGGAGTCCTACCCGGATCCGCAGGACCAGGGCAAGTTGCTGGCCCTGGACTACCGCAAGTTCTCCCATGAACTCGAAGACAAGATCCGCGACAAGTTCGAGGCGCAGAACCCCAACGTCAAGATCCATATCGTCGGGTTTGCCAAGAAGGTCGGCGACCTGATCGACGGCCTGGTGATGGTGGTGCTGTTCTTCGGCGTCGCGTTCGTCATCACCTTGATTCTGCTGCTGTGGTTCACCAACTGCCTGCGCAGCACCATCGCAGTATTGAGCACCACGCTGGTGGCGGTGGTCTGGCAACTCGGTTTGATGCACTTCTTCGGCTTCGGCCTCGATCCGTATTCGATGCTGGTGCCGTTCCTGATTTTCGCCATCGGTATTTCCCATGGCGTGCAGAAAATTAACGGGATCGCCCTGCAATCGAGTGAGGCGGACAACGCGCTTACGGCCGCACGCCGCACCTTCCGACAACTGTTCCTGCCCGGGATGATCGCGATCCTCGCGGATGCGGTGGGCTTTATCACGCTGCTGATCATCGACATCGGCGTGATCCGTGAACTGGCGATCGGCGCCTCCATCGGTGTGGCGGTGATCGTGTTCACCAACCTGATCCTGCTGCCGGTGGCGATTTCCTATGCCGGCATCAGCCAGCGCGCCATTGCCCGGAGCAAGAAGGATGCGCACCGCGACCACCCGTTCTGGCGCCTGCTGTCGAAATTTGCCAGCGCCAAAGTCGCGCCGGTTTCGATCCTGCTGGCGCTGGTCGCCTTCGGCGGCGGCCTTTGGTATAGCCAGAACCTGAAGATCGGCGACCTCGACCAGGGCGCGCCGGAACTGCGCCCGGACTCGCGCTACAACAAAGACAACAACTTCATCATCAGCAACTACTCCACCAGCTCCGATGTGCTGGTGGTGATGGTCAAGACCAAGGCTGAAGGGTGTTCGCGCTATGAAGCCATGGCGCCCATCGATCAGTTGATGTGGAAGATGCAGAACACCGAGGGCGTGCAGTCGGCGATTTCGCTGGTGACCGTGTCCAAGCAGATGATCAAGGGCATGAACGAGGGCAACCTGAAATGGGAAACCCTGTCGCGCAACCCCGACGTACTGAACAACTCCATCGCCCGCGCCGATGGCCTGTACAACAACAATTGCTCGCTGGCGCCGGTGCTGGTGTTCCTCAACGACCACAAGGCCGAAACCCTCGACCGTGCGGTGCATGCGGTGCAGGACTTCGCCAAGGAAAACAACAAGGACGGCCTGGAATTCATTCTCGCTGCCGGTAACGCCGGGATCGAAGCGGCCACCAACGAGGTGATCAAGGAGTCGGAACTGACCATCCTGATTCTGGTGTACCTGTGCGTGGCCACCATGTGCATGATCACCTTCCGTTCCTGGGCGGCGACCCTGTGCATCGTGCTGCCGCTGGTGCTGACCTCGGTGCTGGGCAACGCGTTGATGGCGTTCATGGGCATCGGCGTCAAGGTCGCGACCTTGCCGGTGGTGGCGCTGGGCGTGGGGATCGGCGTGGACTACGGTATCTATATCTACAGTCGCCTGGAAAGCTTCCTGCGCGCCGGGTTGCCACTGCAAGAGGCGTACTACCAGACGCTCAAGTCCACCGGTAAAGCCGTGCTCTTCACCGGCCTGTGCCTGGCGATCGGCGTGTGCACCTGGATTTTCTCGGCGATCAAGTTCCAGGCCGACATGGGCTTGATGCTGACCTTTATGCTGTTGTGGAACATGTTCGGCGCGCTGTGGCTGTTGCCGGCGTTGGCACGCTTCCTGATCAAACCAGAGAAGCTCGCGGGGCAGAAGGGCAACTCGCTGTTTGCCCATTAG
- a CDS encoding DUF5629 family protein, with amino-acid sequence MTDNLTTVLATSDMLEIDGLHAFEFELDDTQLLITAMDGRAEKRWHFSLEQVKAARFDDTLHSWILTGDSGEHRLICMSAFTGNNNNEDEADDDA; translated from the coding sequence ATGACTGATAATTTGACGACCGTCCTTGCCACCAGCGACATGCTCGAAATCGACGGGCTGCACGCCTTCGAGTTTGAGCTCGATGACACGCAACTGCTGATCACTGCCATGGACGGCCGTGCTGAAAAACGCTGGCACTTCAGCCTGGAACAGGTAAAGGCCGCGCGTTTCGATGACACACTGCACAGTTGGATACTTACCGGTGATTCGGGCGAGCACCGCCTGATCTGTATGAGCGCCTTCACCGGCAACAATAACAATGAGGATGAAGCGGATGATGATGCGTAA
- a CDS encoding lactonase family protein, with protein MMMRKFWPLLMAGSVGAMSVQAAPADTYELLVGSYTAGTSEGIYRLQFDSRTGQFSGKPVLAAKVANPSWLTVSKDQKHLFVVNENGPGQKDPVGRVSSYSIDPQNHQLTLINQVQSLGNEPTHSSVSADGRYLLVANYSVLEDPGGSLAVLPVDAQGKLSAPVQLSGHPASRVNPERQASNHVHSVVSSPDGKYVFVQDLGADRIFAYHYDPKANQELPLTPAEPAFVQLPPGSGPRHLLFSADGKHAWLTTEMSAQVAVFDYKDGKLTQTQLVDFAAGQPVSDKAGAALHASSDGKFLYVSNRGTANQLLVFGIDPATAHLKELQRRSVEGDHPREFSLDPSGKYLLIANQKSNAIVVVERDPKTGLLGKTVQTLPIDAPSDLKFVLRQ; from the coding sequence ATGATGATGCGTAAATTCTGGCCCCTGCTGATGGCCGGCAGTGTCGGCGCGATGTCGGTGCAAGCCGCACCGGCGGACACCTATGAACTGTTGGTCGGCAGCTACACCGCCGGCACCAGTGAAGGGATCTACCGCTTGCAGTTCGATAGCCGTACCGGGCAGTTCAGCGGTAAGCCGGTGCTGGCGGCCAAGGTGGCCAACCCATCGTGGCTGACAGTGTCCAAAGACCAGAAGCATCTGTTTGTGGTCAATGAGAACGGCCCGGGCCAGAAAGACCCGGTTGGCCGCGTGAGCAGCTACAGCATCGACCCGCAGAATCATCAGCTGACCCTGATCAACCAGGTGCAGAGCCTGGGCAACGAGCCCACGCATTCCAGCGTGTCCGCAGACGGGCGTTACCTGTTAGTCGCCAACTATTCGGTCCTCGAAGACCCGGGCGGCAGCCTGGCGGTATTGCCGGTCGACGCCCAAGGCAAGCTCTCGGCGCCGGTGCAACTGAGCGGGCACCCAGCCAGCCGGGTCAACCCTGAGCGCCAGGCGTCCAACCATGTGCACTCGGTGGTGTCGTCGCCGGATGGCAAATACGTGTTTGTGCAGGACCTGGGTGCAGACCGGATTTTTGCCTACCACTATGACCCCAAGGCCAACCAGGAACTGCCGCTGACCCCGGCGGAGCCTGCCTTTGTGCAATTGCCGCCGGGCAGCGGCCCGCGTCACCTGCTGTTCAGCGCTGATGGCAAGCACGCCTGGCTGACCACGGAGATGAGCGCGCAGGTCGCGGTGTTCGACTACAAGGATGGCAAGCTGACCCAGACCCAACTTGTGGACTTTGCGGCCGGCCAGCCGGTGTCTGACAAGGCGGGAGCTGCGCTGCATGCGTCCAGCGATGGCAAATTCCTGTATGTGAGCAATCGCGGCACGGCCAACCAGCTGCTGGTGTTCGGCATCGACCCGGCCACTGCGCACCTCAAAGAGCTGCAACGTCGCTCCGTTGAAGGTGACCACCCCCGCGAGTTCAGCCTCGACCCGAGTGGCAAGTACCTGCTGATCGCCAACCAGAAAAGCAACGCGATTGTGGTAGTTGAGCGCGACCCCAAGACCGGCCTGCTGGGTAAAACCGTGCAGACATTGCCGATCGATGCGCCCAGCGACCTCAAGTTTGTGCTGCGTCAATAA
- a CDS encoding glutathione S-transferase, whose product MSETLLYSFRRCPYAMRARLALRYAGVAVRIVEVSLKAKPAEMLALSPKGTVPVLNVDGAVIDESLDIMRWALAQHDPDNWLLGGDPAVAALIAENDQVFKHHLNRYKYAERYPQQPMEHYRAEGEVFLQKLEELLAGRAYLLADHPSLADMALAPFVRQFAHVDRDWFAGTPYSRLQQWLETIVQSPLFIAVMAKAT is encoded by the coding sequence GTGAGCGAAACGCTGCTGTATTCGTTTCGGCGCTGCCCGTATGCGATGCGCGCGCGTTTGGCCTTGCGCTACGCAGGCGTGGCGGTGCGGATCGTCGAGGTGAGCCTCAAGGCCAAGCCGGCCGAGATGCTGGCGCTGTCGCCCAAGGGCACGGTGCCGGTGCTGAACGTGGATGGCGCGGTGATCGATGAAAGCCTGGACATCATGCGCTGGGCCCTGGCGCAGCATGACCCGGATAATTGGCTGCTGGGCGGCGACCCGGCGGTGGCGGCACTGATCGCCGAAAATGATCAGGTGTTCAAACATCATTTGAATCGATACAAGTATGCCGAACGCTACCCACAGCAGCCGATGGAACACTATCGAGCCGAGGGCGAGGTGTTTTTGCAGAAACTGGAGGAGTTGTTAGCGGGCCGTGCGTATTTACTGGCCGATCACCCGAGCCTGGCGGACATGGCCCTGGCGCCGTTCGTGCGCCAATTCGCGCACGTGGACCGGGACTGGTTTGCCGGCACGCCGTATAGCCGATTGCAGCAGTGGCTTGAGACGATCGTGCAGTCGCCGCTGTTTATCGCAGTGATGGCGAAGGCCACCTAA